The Corynebacterium poyangense genome includes a window with the following:
- a CDS encoding DUF5403 family protein: protein MAKVYKSCGTDMARLASKSAVLDEAAAKIKARAEAAAATHKKTSRYSGNFRIGKAPGKKGVVDRYVYNDHHAALAIEYGHFAENRDGNPGRFVPGQFNLHKGLGA from the coding sequence ATGGCTAAAGTATATAAGAGCTGTGGCACCGATATGGCGCGGCTGGCGTCAAAATCCGCGGTGCTTGATGAAGCCGCTGCGAAGATTAAAGCCCGCGCTGAGGCAGCAGCGGCTACGCATAAGAAAACGAGCCGCTATTCCGGTAATTTTAGGATCGGTAAAGCGCCTGGGAAAAAGGGCGTGGTGGATCGTTATGTCTACAATGACCATCATGCGGCCCTGGCTATTGAGTATGGGCATTTTGCCGAAAATCGGGATGGGAACCCTGGAAGATTCGTGCCAGGGCAATTCAATTTACATAAGGGGCTGGGAGCATGA
- a CDS encoding phage tail tube protein, with product MAETAYQDSAVFMPGRGAVLIAPVGTKPPTMEEIKTWLSKDTTAAIGSYVPVGYTSLDELPQIGGDTEGGEVVGVWENPSFRTTAVKTVDTVTITPVQFSEVPLKHRFGANGSIGEDGYFHIPPAYTATEIAVLVIVIDGTNFLAFQYPKAASAPGDGIEMDPEKFLGIPVVYTVLNQAGEPRGRIGHSALKKAVAPGVGG from the coding sequence ATGGCCGAGACCGCATATCAGGATTCAGCGGTATTTATGCCGGGCCGGGGTGCTGTGCTGATCGCCCCTGTAGGCACCAAGCCCCCTACTATGGAGGAGATCAAGACCTGGCTGAGCAAGGACACTACAGCCGCGATTGGTAGCTATGTGCCAGTGGGATATACCTCACTGGACGAGCTACCCCAAATCGGGGGTGACACTGAGGGTGGCGAAGTTGTCGGAGTATGGGAGAATCCGAGCTTTAGAACCACCGCCGTTAAGACCGTGGATACTGTCACTATCACCCCGGTGCAGTTCTCTGAGGTGCCGCTTAAGCACCGCTTCGGGGCTAATGGCAGCATTGGGGAAGATGGGTATTTTCATATTCCACCGGCTTATACCGCAACCGAGATTGCTGTGCTAGTGATTGTGATTGATGGCACAAACTTCCTTGCTTTCCAGTACCCCAAGGCGGCGTCCGCTCCGGGTGATGGGATCGAGATGGATCCCGAGAAATTCTTGGGCATTCCCGTGGTGTATACCGTGCTGAATCAAGCAGGCGAGCCGCGCGGCCGTATTGGCCATTCAGCACTGAAAAAGGCTGTAGCCCCTGGTGTTGGTGGCTAG